A stretch of DNA from Tissierellales bacterium:
CCACAAGCTGGCGACAATATATTAACGCCTTGCTCGACACACTTTTTCGATATTTGTTCTATCTTATCTTCTTCACCATATTCAAGCGTATAGGTACTTACATTCCCCATTATAGCTTTATCTTTAACAAATTCTTTAACTTGCAATATGCTAGTTATGGCATCAAAACTTATTACCCCTGCTTTCAAATCATTTAACGGAGAGTAGACACTTTTGAGTCTTCCACAAATATGAACTATAACACTATTGGGTTTATAGGCTTCAAGTCCTTCAACTAATCTATTTAAGTAAGGTACTGCAAATGCTGAAAACTGTTTTGCTCCGAGTATTTCCCCTGTTCCACTTGGATCTGCAATAGTTATGACATCTGCTCCTGCTTTTAGCTGCTCTATACCAAATTTTAGACTCTCTTCTGTCACAAACTCTAATAATCGGTGTACTTCTTCAGGCTTTTTTCTCATTTCTTTATAAAACACCATAGGATCTACAAGTGAACTTGCTAAACTTATCGGCCCTACTAGATTTCCAATAATCGGAACTTCCTCCCCACTACGTTTGATGTACTTTATTGCATCTAATACTACTTTCGGTCTGCCTTCACTAAAATTCAAAGTTTTTAAAGCATTGTACTCTTCACTCTTTGATATGCAATACTCTGTAACTCTAGGTTCTGTATCCATTGTCCCAAGACTGACTTTTGCACCCATAGCTTCTGCTTCTATAGTCATACAAAATGGGACTCCATAGTTTTCAAAACTACCTGCGTCATAACTTTTTCTTGCAAGTTTTGCCATTTTCTCACCATTTGTATGCGCATCTGGCCAAGTAAGTTCTTTATCTTCAACAAGCTCTCTTACTATCATGTTCATCATTCCACCAGGACAAATGCAAGGTGGTCTATCTACTTTATTTTTTTTCATCGCTTCCAAAAGCCTAGTTTTAGGATCCATATTAAGCCCCCAATGCAATCTTATCTAGCAACTTTGTTTTAACTAAATTTTTAGCTAATTTTGCAGCAAGTGCAGCATCTCTTTCATATCCATCTGCTCCTATTGTTTCTGCGAAACTTCTAGAAATAGGTCCTCCACCTACCATTACTACAACCTCGTCTCTTATCCCTTCCTTTTCAAGAGCCTCTATTACCTCTTTCATATGTCCCATAGTCGTAGTCATCAGTGTCGACATCCCTATTAAATGAGCTTTTTCTTTTCTCGCAGTTTCTATAAATGATTCACATGTAACATCTCTTCCCAAATCTATAACTTCAAATCCATTAGATTCAAGCATGATTTTATAAATATTCTTTCCTATATCATGAGTATCTCCTTCAACTACTCCAACTACTGCTTTTAGTTTCTCTGCGCTTGGATCTTCTATTATGTGTTCTTTTAATACTCCTATACCTTCATACATAGCATCAGAACATATTAATAATTCAGGAATATAGTATTCCTCTTCTTCAAAGAGTTCTCCAGCTCTCTCCATTCCCTTACAAAGCCCATCTTGTACTCCGTCAAATGCGTCATATCCATTTTGAATATACTCTTTCGCAACATCAACAATTTCTTCATCCTCCATTTCTATGACACATTCTTTCAATTCTTCTAATAATACTTCTTTAGTCTTCATTGTAACCGCTTCCTCCTAATAAATAGTATTCACATTATCCATTTTATATTGGAGTTAATACGTCAACAAATTAAGATTTTTTATAGAGATTTTTTTATTATAATCTATGCTAATAGAAATTCTTTCTGAAATAATTAATGTTAATTAATCATTTAAAATATTAACTACTAGCAATAAAAATATTAACTCATAAGCTTTTTCTATTTCGTAGTCAATCACATAAATATAAACTATTATCTTTAATCAAATTATAGCTATATAATCCTTAGTGGCAATTATTTGCAAAAATATTTAACTATCGAAAGGAGATTTTTTATGGAATCTAATTCATCAAAAGCAAGTGCTCTCGGCTTGCTACCACTTTTTGTTTTTTTACTATTATTTATAGGCTCTGGCATAATAACTGGAGATTTTTATGCTATGCCTGTATTAGTAGCTTTTGTCATAGCTTCAACTGTAGCCCTTTGTATGAATAGAAGTGTAAATCTAGAAAAGAAAATAGAGGTGTTTTGCAAAGGGGCAAGTGATTCTAATATCATCCTCATGTGCCTTATATTTCTTCTAGCTGGTGCATTTGGCTCTATATCATCTGCTATGGGCGGCGTTGAATCTACTGTAAACTTTGGTCTTAGTATACTTCCTCAAAATTTATTGCTATCAGGTATATTCGTAATTTGCTGTTTTATATCACTATCGATGGGAACCTCTATGGGAACTATGGTAGCACTCGCGCCTATAGGCATAGGCGTTGCAGAGCAAACTGGCATTCCAGTCGCTTTAGCACTCGCGAGTGTCGTTGGTGGCTCTATGTTTGGAGACAATCTATCTATGATTTCAGATACTACAATTGCGGCTACAAAAACTCAGGGCTGCGAAATGAAAGACAAGTTTAAGGTAAATTTCTTGATTGTACTTCCAGCTGCTGTAATAACTGCTATATTACTATCTGTATTAGCCGGTGGAATGCAAACTAGTGTAGTAGAAAGTCATGATTTTAGTTTTATAAAAATACTCCCATATATAGCTGTGCTAGTTTCTGCACTTCTCGGTATGAATGTACTTGCCGTGCTCATGGGAGGCATAGTGCTTTCAGGCGCTATCGGACTATTCGATGGAAGCTTTGAATTTTTAGAAATGCTTCAAACGGGAGCAAAGGGTATGCAAGGTATGGAAGATTTAGCTATGATTTCACTAATCATAGGTGGACTAGTTGAACTGATAAAGCTAAATGGTGGTATAGATTTTTTAATAAA
This window harbors:
- a CDS encoding corrinoid protein translates to MKTKEVLLEELKECVIEMEDEEIVDVAKEYIQNGYDAFDGVQDGLCKGMERAGELFEEEEYYIPELLICSDAMYEGIGVLKEHIIEDPSAEKLKAVVGVVEGDTHDIGKNIYKIMLESNGFEVIDLGRDVTCESFIETARKEKAHLIGMSTLMTTTMGHMKEVIEALEKEGIRDEVVVMVGGGPISRSFAETIGADGYERDAALAAKLAKNLVKTKLLDKIALGA
- a CDS encoding Na+/H+ antiporter NhaC family protein, which translates into the protein MESNSSKASALGLLPLFVFLLLFIGSGIITGDFYAMPVLVAFVIASTVALCMNRSVNLEKKIEVFCKGASDSNIILMCLIFLLAGAFGSISSAMGGVESTVNFGLSILPQNLLLSGIFVICCFISLSMGTSMGTMVALAPIGIGVAEQTGIPVALALASVVGGSMFGDNLSMISDTTIAATKTQGCEMKDKFKVNFLIVLPAAVITAILLSVLAGGMQTSVVESHDFSFIKILPYIAVLVSALLGMNVLAVLMGGIVLSGAIGLFDGSFEFLEMLQTGAKGMQGMEDLAMISLIIGGLVELIKLNGGIDFLINFIHKTVSGRRGGEFGIAILTSLINMCTANNTISIVMAGPLAKNISEEYDIDPKRSASILDLFASSIQGIIPYGAQLLFVSGLSGVSSFAIVKYMYYPFLTLIAGVIAITFNIPNLKFKKSVSKKVA
- a CDS encoding methylcobamide--CoM methyltransferase, giving the protein MDPKTRLLEAMKKNKVDRPPCICPGGMMNMIVRELVEDKELTWPDAHTNGEKMAKLARKSYDAGSFENYGVPFCMTIEAEAMGAKVSLGTMDTEPRVTEYCISKSEEYNALKTLNFSEGRPKVVLDAIKYIKRSGEEVPIIGNLVGPISLASSLVDPMVFYKEMRKKPEEVHRLLEFVTEESLKFGIEQLKAGADVITIADPSGTGEILGAKQFSAFAVPYLNRLVEGLEAYKPNSVIVHICGRLKSVYSPLNDLKAGVISFDAITSILQVKEFVKDKAIMGNVSTYTLEYGEEDKIEQISKKCVEQGVNILSPACG